A genome region from Chloroflexaceae bacterium includes the following:
- the sucD gene encoding succinate--CoA ligase subunit alpha, giving the protein MSILIDANTRLLVQGITGKEGEFHTRAMMAYGTNVVAGVVPGRGGQQAIDGQVPIFNTVKQAVQATGANCSVIYVPAAFAPDAIREAAAAGIPLIVCITEGIPALDMVSTYAFVQECGARLVGPNCPGLLTPGAAKVGIIPGNIATPGPVGVVSKSGTLTYEAVDALTRIGLGQSTIVGIGGDPIIGTSFIDVLELFQADPQTEAIVLIGEIGGDAEIQAARYIADHVTKPVVGFIAGQTAPEGKRMGHAGAIITGGEGTAQEKIKALEAVGVKVARLPTDIAQLVKDVMSAGVA; this is encoded by the coding sequence TTGAGCATCCTGATCGACGCCAATACCCGGCTGCTGGTGCAGGGTATCACCGGCAAAGAAGGCGAGTTCCACACCCGGGCGATGATGGCCTACGGCACCAACGTGGTGGCCGGGGTGGTTCCAGGGCGCGGCGGCCAGCAGGCGATTGACGGCCAGGTGCCGATCTTCAACACCGTGAAGCAGGCTGTACAGGCTACCGGGGCCAACTGTTCGGTGATCTATGTCCCTGCCGCCTTCGCCCCCGATGCCATTCGCGAAGCCGCCGCTGCGGGCATTCCGCTGATCGTCTGCATTACCGAGGGCATCCCCGCCCTGGATATGGTAAGCACCTACGCCTTCGTGCAGGAGTGCGGCGCCCGCCTCGTCGGCCCGAACTGCCCCGGACTGCTTACTCCCGGCGCGGCCAAGGTCGGCATTATTCCCGGCAACATTGCCACTCCTGGACCAGTTGGAGTAGTCAGCAAATCTGGCACCCTTACCTACGAAGCGGTGGACGCCCTGACCCGCATCGGCCTGGGCCAGAGCACGATTGTCGGCATTGGCGGCGATCCAATTATTGGTACCAGTTTTATTGACGTGCTGGAGTTGTTCCAGGCTGATCCGCAAACCGAGGCCATCGTGCTGATCGGCGAGATCGGCGGCGATGCGGAGATCCAGGCCGCCCGCTACATTGCGGACCATGTCACCAAGCCGGTGGTCGGCTTCATTGCCGGCCAGACGGCGCCCGAAGGCAAGCGCATGGGGCACGCCGGGGCGATTATCACCGGTGGCGAGGGCACGGCCCAGGAGAAGATCAAGGCCCTGGAGGCCGTGGGGGTTAAGGTGGCCCGCCTGCCTACCGACATCGCGCAGCTCGTTAAAGATGTGATGAGCGCCGGCGTGGCATAA
- a CDS encoding ABC transporter ATP-binding protein, producing MSTTNAVELRNVVKRFGDIAAVDHVSLEIRDGEFFSLLGPSGCGKTTTLRMIAGFEYPTSGSIVIHGREMANIPPHRRPVNTVFQSYALFPHLTVAQNVAFGLEMKRRPRDEIAARVREALEQVRLSAFADRRPRQLSGGQQQRVALARALINQPEVLLLDEPLGALDQKLRKELQIELKSLQRRVGITFIFVTHDQEEALTMSDRIAVMSQGKVLQIGSPTEIYERPTCRFVADFIGETNFIAGKVTENGANAATIETHDGLRLRGLTPRPVRVGEEAVLSIRPEKALLLAPGDARADHPFALPVRVELVSYIGSDTRITVRLNEQRTFDVWEQNTLSTLDRDAYWQPGEPAVLVCPPDNALVLTE from the coding sequence TTGAGCACCACCAACGCGGTCGAACTGCGCAACGTTGTCAAACGTTTCGGCGACATCGCCGCCGTGGACCATGTTTCGCTTGAGATCCGCGACGGCGAGTTTTTCTCCCTGCTTGGGCCGAGCGGTTGCGGCAAAACCACCACCCTGCGCATGATTGCCGGCTTTGAATACCCGACCAGCGGCTCGATCGTCATCCACGGCCGTGAGATGGCGAACATCCCGCCCCATCGGCGGCCGGTGAATACGGTGTTTCAGTCATACGCCCTCTTCCCCCACCTGACAGTCGCCCAGAACGTGGCCTTTGGCCTGGAGATGAAGCGCCGCCCCAGAGACGAGATTGCTGCACGGGTGCGCGAAGCGCTGGAACAGGTGCGGCTGAGCGCCTTCGCCGACCGGCGCCCCCGGCAATTGTCGGGCGGTCAGCAGCAGCGGGTCGCCCTGGCCCGCGCGCTGATCAATCAGCCCGAAGTGCTGCTCCTCGACGAACCGCTCGGCGCGCTGGACCAGAAACTGCGCAAAGAGTTGCAGATCGAACTGAAAAGTCTGCAACGGCGCGTCGGCATCACCTTCATCTTCGTCACCCATGATCAGGAAGAAGCCCTGACGATGTCTGATCGCATCGCGGTGATGAGCCAGGGCAAGGTCTTGCAGATCGGCTCGCCCACCGAGATCTACGAGCGCCCTACCTGCCGCTTTGTAGCCGATTTCATCGGTGAGACCAACTTTATTGCCGGGAAAGTGACTGAAAACGGCGCCAACGCGGCTACGATCGAGACGCATGATGGCCTGCGCCTGCGCGGACTCACGCCGCGACCAGTGCGGGTGGGTGAGGAAGCGGTGCTTTCCATCCGCCCCGAAAAGGCCCTGCTCCTGGCCCCGGGCGATGCCCGCGCCGACCATCCCTTCGCCCTGCCCGTGCGCGTCGAACTGGTCAGCTACATCGGCAGCGACACGCGCATTACCGTGCGCCTCAACGAGCAGCGCACATTTGACGTCTGGGAACAGAACACGCTCAGCACCCTTGACCGGGACGCCTACTGGCAGCCCGGTGAACCGGCGGTGCTGGTCTGTCCGCCCGATAACGCCCTCGTGCTGACCGAGTGA
- a CDS encoding spermidine/putrescine ABC transporter substrate-binding protein produces MTKHGLMGFVLALTLTILAACGGGTASPGNEYGGATPGNGTPPAGVDRNKLSRQLYFYNWNDYIDPDLLAQFEAEYGVRVIVDTYDSNEDMIAKLRAGNSGYDLVAPSDYAVTIMAAENLAAPLDKSLLPNLVHLDPDLLNQPFDPGNAISVPYFYGITGIAYNAKSFPAGIDSWAALFDPNMIAAYRGRFSMLDDERETPGAALRYLGHSLNETDPAILRQVEELLIAQKPYLAAYNSSDVNRKLASEEYILAHAWSGSALQARTGLEDEFTGNADIRFVIPKEGGMIWMDNLVIVGDSPSSYTAHVFINFLLDPEVAAQNAEWSGFLTPNQDALPLLSEEMQALYAEGFAPDDQVRQRLEWAVRNEQTAVFTDLWTAVKGR; encoded by the coding sequence ATGACGAAACACGGTCTGATGGGCTTCGTGCTCGCCCTGACCCTCACGATCCTCGCGGCGTGCGGCGGCGGCACGGCCAGCCCCGGCAACGAATATGGCGGAGCCACGCCGGGCAACGGAACGCCGCCGGCAGGCGTCGATCGCAACAAACTCTCCCGGCAACTTTACTTCTATAACTGGAACGACTATATTGACCCCGATCTGCTGGCGCAGTTTGAGGCTGAATACGGGGTCCGGGTGATCGTTGACACCTACGACTCAAACGAGGACATGATCGCCAAACTGCGCGCGGGTAATTCGGGATACGACCTGGTCGCGCCCTCGGATTACGCGGTGACGATCATGGCCGCCGAGAATCTGGCCGCTCCCCTCGACAAGAGCCTGCTGCCCAATCTAGTACACCTCGACCCCGATCTGCTCAACCAGCCCTTCGACCCTGGGAATGCCATCTCGGTACCGTATTTTTACGGCATTACCGGCATCGCGTACAATGCCAAATCCTTCCCCGCCGGCATTGATAGCTGGGCGGCCCTCTTCGATCCCAACATGATCGCGGCCTATCGGGGAAGGTTCAGTATGCTCGACGACGAGCGCGAAACACCCGGCGCGGCGCTACGCTATCTGGGGCACTCGCTCAACGAGACCGACCCGGCCATTCTGCGGCAGGTTGAGGAGTTGCTGATCGCCCAGAAACCCTACCTGGCGGCGTACAACAGTTCAGACGTCAACCGCAAACTGGCCTCGGAGGAGTACATCCTGGCCCACGCCTGGAGCGGCTCGGCCCTGCAAGCGCGCACCGGTCTGGAGGACGAGTTTACGGGCAACGCCGATATCCGCTTCGTGATACCAAAAGAAGGCGGCATGATCTGGATGGACAACCTGGTGATTGTGGGCGACTCGCCCAGTAGCTATACTGCTCACGTATTCATCAACTTTCTGCTGGACCCCGAAGTAGCCGCTCAGAATGCCGAATGGAGCGGGTTCCTGACGCCAAACCAGGATGCTCTGCCGCTGCTGTCGGAGGAAATGCAGGCGCTGTACGCCGAGGGTTTCGCCCCTGACGATCAGGTGCGCCAGCGCCTGGAGTGGGCTGTCCGCAACGAACAAACGGCTGTGTTCACCGATTTATGGACGGCGGTCAAAGGCCGGTAG
- a CDS encoding circadian clock KaiB family protein, translating to MTRIVLQLYIAGRTPRSERAIAVLRRLCEHELAAYECDFTIIDVLADPVQAEIHKILATPTLIKEQPLPQRRVIGDLAADPSEVLNALNLPPT from the coding sequence GTGACCAGGATTGTGCTTCAGTTGTATATTGCCGGCCGCACGCCACGGTCAGAGCGGGCGATTGCCGTCTTGCGCCGTCTCTGCGAGCACGAACTTGCCGCTTACGAGTGCGATTTTACGATCATTGATGTTCTGGCGGACCCGGTGCAAGCAGAAATCCACAAGATCCTCGCCACCCCGACCCTGATCAAGGAGCAGCCACTCCCCCAGCGCCGGGTGATTGGCGATCTTGCCGCTGACCCGTCCGAAGTGCTGAATGCCCTCAACCTGCCACCGACCTAG
- a CDS encoding ABC transporter permease: protein MIEATSTAAQPRAARPALEQGRLTWSGLALTVYAVLIYLFLYLPIAILALFSFTRDQFGVRWTGFTLDWYLRLFANQRLMGATLNTLYVALVSTFVATVLGTLLAMALERHRFRGRTTVDTLIHLPIVIPEIVMAVALLAFSALVFDLIRLLTDEIVRRSLTTVIIGHIAFSVSFVVVVVRTSLKNFDRRLEEAAADLGANGWNVFWRVTFPLILPGVIGGALLAFTLSLDDFIISLFLSGPGTSLLPVEVYNKVRRAVTPEINAISTLMLVLSITLVVLSQSVQRRQ, encoded by the coding sequence ATGATTGAAGCCACCTCGACCGCCGCACAGCCACGGGCGGCCCGCCCGGCTCTCGAACAGGGTCGCCTGACCTGGAGCGGCCTGGCCCTTACGGTCTACGCGGTGCTCATTTATCTCTTCCTCTACCTGCCGATCGCTATTCTGGCGCTCTTTTCATTCACCCGCGACCAGTTCGGCGTGCGCTGGACCGGCTTCACCCTCGACTGGTATCTTCGTCTGTTTGCCAACCAGCGCCTGATGGGGGCGACGCTGAATACGCTGTACGTGGCGCTGGTCTCCACCTTCGTCGCGACCGTACTGGGCACGTTGCTGGCCATGGCCCTGGAACGGCACCGATTCCGCGGGCGCACCACGGTAGATACGCTGATCCACCTTCCGATCGTCATTCCCGAGATTGTGATGGCCGTAGCGCTGCTGGCCTTCTCAGCACTGGTCTTCGACCTGATCCGTCTGCTCACCGATGAAATAGTGCGCCGTAGTCTGACCACGGTGATCATTGGCCATATCGCCTTCAGCGTCTCGTTCGTGGTTGTAGTGGTGCGCACTAGCCTCAAGAACTTCGACCGGCGCCTGGAAGAGGCCGCCGCCGATCTAGGGGCCAATGGCTGGAATGTCTTCTGGCGGGTGACCTTTCCGCTTATCCTCCCCGGCGTCATCGGTGGGGCCTTGCTGGCCTTTACGCTCTCGCTCGATGACTTTATCATCAGCCTGTTTCTCTCCGGGCCGGGCACCTCGCTGTTGCCGGTCGAGGTATACAATAAGGTCCGTCGCGCCGTGACGCCGGAGATTAATGCCATTTCCACCCTTATGCTGGTGCTCTCGATAACCCTGGTGGTTCTGTCGCAGTCGGTGCAACGGCGACAGTGA
- a CDS encoding non-heme iron oxygenase ferredoxin subunit produces the protein MAAELVRVAALADVPPGRLLYVEIDGLPIALANVDGTIYAFGDSCRHEGGPLSSGVLIGETITCPWHGWAYNVRTGKSIVPPVGLRIPTYPVMLRDGEIFVAIDWAG, from the coding sequence ATGGCCGCTGAACTGGTGCGTGTTGCCGCCCTGGCAGATGTGCCGCCGGGACGGCTGCTGTATGTGGAGATAGATGGCCTGCCAATCGCCCTGGCTAATGTGGACGGGACGATCTACGCGTTTGGGGATAGTTGCCGCCATGAAGGCGGCCCCCTTTCGAGTGGCGTGCTGATCGGCGAGACGATCACCTGCCCCTGGCATGGCTGGGCCTACAACGTGCGCACCGGCAAGAGCATCGTGCCTCCCGTGGGATTGCGCATTCCCACCTATCCCGTCATGCTCCGCGATGGTGAGATCTTTGTCGCCATTGACTGGGCAGGGTAA
- a CDS encoding PAS domain S-box protein produces the protein MQPLEQQPVADDRRLRQIIAENADGIIVVDAEGRVRFLNPAAEQLLARPADALLGEVFGFPLLSGDRAEIDVLHPQGDHHVAEMRVVATEWDGVPAHLISLRDITEHRRAQEALRHAEAFNWAILNSLTVHIAVLDEHGTIIAVNEAWREFARTNGDPNLRATGVGTNYFRVCENARGHNAAEAEQVLAGMQAVLRGELPLYELEYPCHSASEERWFLMRVLPLQGAQRGLVVAHSDITEQRRAARAAAEAEELRQRLQAVERELRDVERISRPQSGQIVAEAGQPLRRRNPEAFREAVTLYTGLVDEALRRRPFDEQLPSAPLRELGERLGAEAASPRDVVEIHLAAIRAVSADAPVTRQQAYLEEGRLLVLELMGHLAAYYRSRALGLATLEPHR, from the coding sequence ATGCAACCCCTTGAGCAGCAGCCTGTGGCCGACGACCGACGGTTGCGCCAGATCATCGCCGAGAACGCTGATGGCATCATCGTGGTTGATGCCGAAGGGCGCGTGCGCTTCCTCAATCCTGCCGCCGAACAACTCCTGGCCCGTCCCGCCGATGCGCTGCTCGGCGAGGTGTTTGGCTTTCCGCTGCTGTCGGGCGATCGGGCCGAAATTGACGTTCTGCACCCCCAGGGCGACCACCACGTGGCTGAGATGCGCGTGGTCGCTACGGAGTGGGACGGGGTGCCGGCTCACCTGATTTCCCTGCGCGACATCACCGAGCACCGTCGCGCCCAGGAGGCCCTGCGCCACGCCGAGGCGTTTAACTGGGCCATCCTCAACTCCCTGACCGTCCATATCGCCGTGCTCGATGAACACGGGACGATCATCGCCGTCAACGAGGCCTGGCGCGAATTCGCGCGCACGAATGGGGACCCGAACCTTCGCGCAACGGGGGTGGGAACCAACTACTTCCGTGTGTGCGAGAATGCCCGAGGCCACAACGCCGCCGAGGCGGAACAGGTGCTTGCGGGGATGCAGGCTGTCTTGCGCGGGGAATTGCCCCTCTACGAATTGGAGTACCCGTGCCATAGCGCCAGCGAGGAGCGCTGGTTCTTAATGCGCGTGTTGCCGTTGCAGGGCGCGCAGCGCGGCCTGGTGGTGGCCCATAGCGACATTACCGAACAACGACGGGCGGCGCGCGCCGCCGCCGAGGCGGAGGAGCTGCGCCAGCGGCTTCAGGCCGTGGAGCGTGAACTGCGCGACGTAGAGCGGATCTCGCGCCCGCAAAGCGGCCAGATTGTCGCCGAAGCCGGCCAGCCCCTCCGGCGGCGCAACCCGGAGGCTTTTCGCGAGGCGGTCACGCTCTATACAGGGCTTGTTGATGAAGCTCTCAGGCGTCGCCCGTTCGACGAACAACTCCCTTCCGCCCCGCTGCGAGAGCTTGGCGAGCGCCTCGGCGCTGAAGCCGCCAGCCCGCGTGACGTTGTAGAAATTCATCTGGCGGCAATCCGCGCCGTCAGCGCCGATGCGCCCGTCACCCGCCAGCAGGCCTATCTCGAAGAGGGACGCCTGCTCGTGCTGGAACTGATGGGCCATCTTGCGGCCTACTACCGCTCCCGCGCCCTGGGCCTCGCTACGCTCGAACCGCACCGTTGA
- the deoC gene encoding deoxyribose-phosphate aldolase — protein sequence MDELIEQVTRAINALPGLPAGTPLPRVAPAPSDTPIAGLIDHTLLRPEATPSEIEALCDEAMRYRFASVCVNPAYVPLCARLLRSTPVAVGAVIGFPLGATTTKTKVFEATQAIGNGARELDMVMNLGWLKAGEYGAVAADLRAVVEIAHAQHVLVKVIIETALLTDREKVAACVLAARVGADFVKTNTGFLGGGASVADVTLMRRVVGPEMGVKASGGIRTLADAQALIAAGADRIGTSSGVAIVQAAEGAV from the coding sequence ATGGACGAACTGATCGAACAGGTCACCCGAGCCATCAACGCCCTGCCCGGGCTGCCTGCCGGCACGCCCCTGCCGCGTGTCGCGCCCGCCCCTTCGGATACGCCGATCGCCGGCTTGATTGACCATACCCTGCTACGGCCCGAGGCGACACCCTCTGAGATCGAGGCTCTGTGCGACGAGGCCATGCGCTATCGCTTCGCCAGCGTGTGCGTGAACCCGGCCTATGTGCCCCTCTGCGCCCGGCTGCTGCGCTCAACGCCGGTGGCAGTGGGCGCCGTCATCGGGTTTCCGCTGGGCGCAACGACCACCAAGACCAAGGTGTTCGAGGCGACCCAGGCAATTGGCAATGGCGCGCGCGAGCTTGATATGGTCATGAACCTTGGCTGGCTCAAGGCCGGCGAATACGGGGCGGTCGCCGCCGACCTCCGGGCCGTCGTGGAAATCGCCCACGCTCAACACGTGCTGGTCAAGGTCATCATCGAAACCGCACTGCTCACCGACCGCGAGAAGGTGGCCGCCTGCGTCCTGGCTGCGCGGGTTGGCGCTGACTTCGTGAAGACCAACACCGGGTTCCTGGGCGGGGGGGCCAGCGTCGCCGATGTGACCCTGATGCGGCGGGTCGTCGGACCTGAAATGGGCGTGAAAGCCTCGGGCGGCATTCGCACCCTTGCTGACGCCCAGGCGCTGATTGCCGCAGGCGCCGATCGGATCGGCACCAGTTCCGGCGTGGCTATTGTGCAAGCTGCCGAAGGCGCGGTCTGA
- a CDS encoding GAF domain-containing sensor histidine kinase, which translates to MSPIAINQRQLETLSQLLIAGGHHDVTDLLAASLERLISFWPARAGALLYVSPYGETVRYTQGPLDEEARTLIEQARQGFTRRAEGGEPIVGSYSLDDGRDLIELPLQSGSQGVGLLHLVVEGQDAEGRESAPPLDEDLLVLLVRAIGGEADKIAMLRRAERDLRELHLLYEIGQSLAVNLDLPSLLNDIKLRVPPVVGAERCSIFLLDEAANELVLELPHEQRTYRMPADRGIAGWVVTHGLGQIVNDVEQDSRWYAVIGREADFVTRSIACVPMRLKERTIGAMQLLNKIDGRGFTEQDLQLLTTLAAQAAIAIENARLYQSLKQEHDRLLHKEAEVRHAIARDLHDGPAQSIAAIAMNIEFIKKLFHAMPERVPDELDTLAELVNKTTHDIRTLLFELRPLGLETQGLLPTLQQYVERWRDPSGGGIQLRLEAPPHMPRLAPEKETAIFIIIQEAVNNARKHSRSDTITIYLYEEEGVFVASVRDRGRGFNLAALEAIYANRGSLGLLNMKERARLIGGDLRIKSEQGHGTTVELRVPLG; encoded by the coding sequence ATGTCACCCATCGCCATCAACCAGCGTCAGCTTGAGACCCTGAGCCAGTTGCTGATCGCGGGCGGGCATCATGATGTCACCGACCTGCTCGCCGCCTCGCTCGAACGCCTGATTTCCTTCTGGCCGGCTCGCGCCGGCGCGCTTCTGTATGTCAGCCCCTACGGCGAAACGGTGCGCTATACTCAGGGCCCGCTTGACGAGGAGGCGCGCACGTTGATCGAACAGGCGCGGCAGGGCTTCACCCGCCGCGCGGAGGGTGGCGAGCCGATCGTCGGCAGTTATTCGCTCGACGATGGGCGCGATCTCATCGAATTGCCCCTTCAGAGCGGCAGCCAGGGCGTCGGTCTGCTGCACCTGGTGGTGGAGGGCCAGGACGCCGAGGGCCGGGAAAGCGCCCCTCCGCTCGACGAAGACCTGCTGGTACTGCTGGTGCGGGCCATTGGCGGTGAAGCCGACAAAATCGCCATGTTGCGCCGGGCCGAGCGGGATCTGCGCGAGTTGCACCTGCTATACGAGATCGGCCAGTCCCTGGCGGTCAATCTGGATCTGCCCAGCCTGCTCAACGACATCAAGCTGCGTGTGCCGCCGGTCGTCGGCGCGGAACGCTGCTCGATCTTCCTGCTCGATGAAGCCGCCAACGAACTGGTGCTGGAACTGCCCCACGAGCAGCGCACCTATCGCATGCCTGCTGATCGCGGCATCGCCGGCTGGGTCGTGACGCACGGCCTGGGCCAGATCGTCAACGATGTGGAGCAGGACAGTCGCTGGTACGCCGTTATCGGGCGCGAAGCCGACTTCGTCACCCGTTCCATCGCCTGCGTGCCGATGCGCCTCAAGGAGCGAACCATCGGGGCGATGCAGTTGCTCAACAAGATTGATGGGCGGGGCTTCACCGAACAGGACCTGCAGTTACTGACCACCCTGGCTGCGCAGGCGGCCATCGCCATCGAAAATGCGCGTCTGTACCAGAGCCTGAAGCAGGAACATGATCGCCTGTTGCACAAAGAGGCCGAGGTGCGCCATGCGATTGCCCGTGATCTGCACGACGGCCCCGCCCAGAGCATCGCCGCGATTGCCATGAACATTGAGTTCATCAAGAAACTGTTCCACGCGATGCCCGAACGGGTGCCCGACGAACTGGACACCCTGGCGGAACTGGTCAACAAGACGACCCACGACATCCGCACGCTGTTGTTTGAACTGCGCCCGCTCGGACTGGAGACCCAGGGACTGCTGCCCACCCTGCAGCAGTACGTCGAGCGCTGGCGCGATCCCTCAGGCGGCGGCATCCAGTTGCGGCTGGAGGCCCCGCCACATATGCCGCGACTCGCCCCTGAGAAAGAAACCGCGATCTTCATCATCATTCAAGAGGCGGTCAACAACGCGCGCAAGCATTCTCGCAGCGACACGATCACCATCTATCTGTACGAAGAAGAAGGCGTGTTCGTCGCCAGCGTGCGCGACCGGGGGCGGGGCTTCAACCTGGCCGCGCTTGAAGCGATTTATGCCAATCGCGGCAGCCTGGGGCTGTTGAACATGAAGGAGCGCGCGCGGTTGATCGGCGGCGACCTGCGCATCAAGTCCGAGCAGGGCCATGGGACAACCGTCGAACTGCGCGTTCCATTGGGGTGA
- the kaiC gene encoding circadian clock protein KaiC: MNAEYDAIERLPTGIPGFDHIANGGLPRGRTTLLSGTAGSAKTVFAAQFLAAGALRGEGVVFVTFEESPDDLRRNMRGFGWDIPKWEAEGLWAFVDASPQPDQELLVMGSYDLGALLARIEHAVRRVKATRISMDSLGAIFARLGDTRLVRDELFRIVSTLKRLGVTGVITAERAHENGEIARFGVEEFVTDDVVILRNVMEEEKRRRTVEILKFRGTAHQKGSFPFTVIPGRGIVMIPLSAMELKQRSSNLRITSGNAELDRMCGGGFFRDSIILVSGATGTGKTLMATTFMAAGAQRGERALLFAFEESRDQLFRNAEGWGIDFEQMEKDGLLRVVANYPEVTSLEDQLIAMQAEIERFKPQRIAVDSLSALERVSTLRGFREFVIGLTSFIKHQEIVGLYTATTSTLLGGSSITEAHISTITDSIILLRYVELFGEMRRGLTVLKMRGSIHDKEIREFSIDSKGMHIGRPFRNISGILSGQFTHISPSELERLGAMFRDDETAPPAE, encoded by the coding sequence TTGAACGCAGAGTACGATGCCATTGAACGGCTGCCAACCGGCATCCCCGGTTTCGACCATATCGCCAACGGGGGTTTGCCGCGTGGCCGAACCACATTGCTCTCCGGCACCGCCGGGAGCGCCAAGACCGTCTTTGCCGCGCAGTTCCTCGCCGCGGGCGCGCTGAGGGGTGAAGGCGTGGTCTTCGTTACCTTCGAGGAGTCTCCCGACGATCTGCGGCGCAATATGCGCGGCTTCGGCTGGGATATTCCCAAATGGGAGGCCGAGGGTCTCTGGGCCTTCGTGGACGCCTCACCGCAACCCGACCAGGAACTGCTGGTGATGGGCTCCTATGATCTCGGCGCGCTGCTGGCGCGGATCGAACATGCCGTGCGCCGGGTAAAGGCCACGCGCATCTCCATGGACTCGCTCGGCGCGATCTTCGCCCGCCTCGGGGATACGCGCCTGGTGCGTGACGAACTGTTCCGCATCGTTTCCACCCTCAAACGGCTGGGAGTGACGGGCGTGATTACCGCCGAGCGCGCCCACGAGAATGGCGAAATCGCCCGCTTCGGCGTCGAGGAGTTTGTCACCGATGACGTCGTCATCCTCCGCAACGTGATGGAGGAAGAGAAGCGCCGCCGTACCGTCGAGATCCTGAAGTTCCGCGGCACCGCGCACCAGAAAGGCAGCTTTCCCTTCACGGTGATCCCCGGCCGTGGGATCGTCATGATCCCGCTCTCGGCCATGGAGCTGAAACAGCGCTCGTCCAATCTGCGGATCACCTCAGGGAACGCTGAACTGGACCGGATGTGCGGCGGCGGTTTCTTTCGCGATTCGATCATCCTCGTCAGTGGCGCGACGGGCACGGGGAAAACACTTATGGCGACCACCTTCATGGCCGCTGGCGCGCAACGTGGCGAACGCGCCCTGCTCTTCGCCTTCGAGGAGAGCCGCGACCAGTTGTTCCGCAACGCCGAGGGCTGGGGGATCGATTTCGAGCAGATGGAGAAGGACGGCCTGCTCCGGGTGGTAGCGAATTACCCTGAGGTGACCAGCCTGGAGGATCAATTGATCGCCATGCAGGCCGAAATTGAGCGCTTCAAACCGCAACGTATCGCGGTGGACAGCCTCTCGGCCCTCGAACGCGTCTCGACCCTGCGCGGCTTCCGCGAGTTCGTGATCGGCCTGACGTCGTTTATCAAGCACCAGGAGATCGTCGGGCTCTATACCGCCACCACCTCCACGCTGCTTGGCGGTTCATCCATTACCGAGGCCCATATCTCGACGATTACCGACTCGATCATCCTCCTGCGGTACGTTGAACTCTTCGGCGAGATGCGGCGCGGGCTGACGGTGCTGAAAATGCGCGGCTCCATCCACGACAAAGAGATCCGCGAGTTCTCGATTGACAGCAAAGGAATGCACATCGGACGTCCGTTTCGCAATATCTCGGGCATCCTGTCCGGGCAGTTCACCCACATCTCACCGAGTGAACTGGAGCGGCTTGGGGCCATGTTCCGCGATGATGAGACTGCGCCTCCAGCCGAATAA
- a CDS encoding ABC transporter permease has protein sequence MALNALEHERRRRERRTLAVLLTPGLLWLMLFFAFPLVIILVYSFMTNGPRGNIVWQFTPGNYIDLFTRSIYVNAYLRSIWISILTTVICLLLGYPLALFIVRQPPRWRTVLLFLVLIPFWTNFLVRIYAWQILLANNGLINSFLSALGLPPLKLLNTEWATLLGLVYGELPFMVLPIYAALDRFDFTLMEAAADLGASKRRAFWRVMLPITMPGVAAGSVLVFIPTIGQFVVSELLGGAKVDYLGNLIQRLFLRSNPPNWPLGSAMAMAMMLVLIVLILIYFRATSEEDR, from the coding sequence ATGGCTCTCAATGCGCTGGAGCATGAGCGGCGGCGGCGCGAGCGGCGGACGCTGGCCGTTTTACTGACCCCCGGCCTGCTCTGGCTCATGCTCTTCTTTGCCTTTCCCCTGGTGATTATTCTGGTCTATAGCTTTATGACCAACGGACCACGGGGAAACATCGTCTGGCAATTTACGCCTGGCAATTACATTGATCTGTTCACGCGCTCGATCTACGTCAATGCGTACCTGCGTTCGATCTGGATCAGCATCCTGACGACGGTGATCTGTCTCCTGCTCGGCTACCCTCTGGCGCTCTTTATTGTGCGCCAGCCGCCCCGCTGGCGCACGGTGCTGCTCTTCCTGGTGCTTATTCCGTTCTGGACGAACTTTCTGGTGCGAATCTACGCCTGGCAGATCCTTCTGGCGAACAATGGCCTGATCAACAGCTTCCTGAGCGCCCTCGGCCTGCCCCCGCTGAAGCTGCTCAACACCGAGTGGGCGACGCTGCTGGGCCTGGTCTACGGCGAATTGCCCTTCATGGTGCTGCCGATCTACGCCGCCCTTGATCGCTTCGATTTTACCCTGATGGAGGCCGCCGCCGATCTGGGAGCCAGTAAGCGCCGGGCATTCTGGCGCGTGATGCTGCCGATAACCATGCCGGGGGTCGCCGCTGGCTCGGTGCTGGTCTTCATCCCCACCATCGGCCAGTTCGTCGTGAGTGAACTTCTCGGCGGGGCCAAAGTGGATTACCTGGGCAACCTCATCCAGCGGCTCTTCCTGCGCTCGAACCCGCCCAACTGGCCCCTTGGCTCCGCCATGGCCATGGCGATGATGCTGGTGCTGATTGTTCTCATCCTGATCTACTTCCGCGCCACTTCGGAGGAGGACCGATGA